From the Meleagris gallopavo isolate NT-WF06-2002-E0010 breed Aviagen turkey brand Nicholas breeding stock chromosome 17, Turkey_5.1, whole genome shotgun sequence genome, one window contains:
- the RNF215 gene encoding RING finger protein 215 produces MGARGWREQDVADAGSCGTQGCGQCQPVVLSLLSLQMKRALVLGASALLILALNQNAIRELDVSQLLAKPVIVIQSSDNVTRLLGALLRGLRATAKITYQAVLLENLGVTLTLWSTCGLSRGGLYGEWQGVICTGENSSQVQKYLQQLWNTILLVALLLCTGVIVQAQRQSRQGLSERDAELDLKQHIRRRLLALKTRRYNPGKALRSRACEIDSCAVCLDQFSKSQWLRVLPCSHEFHRDCVDPWLLLQQTCPLCKHNILGNCCGES; encoded by the exons ATGGGGGCTCGGGGCTGGAGGGAGCAGGACGTGGCCGATGCGGGCTCGTGTGGCACC cagggatgtgggcagtgccAGCCCGTTGTGCTGAGCCTTCTGTCCCTGCAGATGAAGCGAGCCCTGGTGCTGGGGGCCTCAGCCCTGCTCATCCTGGCACTGAACCAGAATGCGATCCGAGAG CTGGATGTCTCCCAGCTCCTTGCAAAGCCCGTCATCGTGATCCAATCCTCAGACAATGTCACcaggctgctgggagcactgctgcG AGGACTACGGGCTACAGCGAAGATCACATACCAGGCGGTGCTGCTGGAGAACCTG GGGGTGACACTCACCCTGTGGTCCACCTGTGGCCTGTCCCGAGGGGGCCTCTATGGCGAGTGGCAGGGTGTCATCTGCACTGGAGAGAACAGTTCGCAGGTCCAG AAGtacctgcagcagctgtggaacacCATCCTGCTCGTCGCTCTGCTCCTCTGCACGGGGGTGATCGTGCAGGCACAGCGGCAGTCACGGCAAGGCCTGTCGGAGCGGGATGCTGAG CTGGACCTGAAGCAGCACATTCGGCGGCGGCTGTTGGCCCTGAAGACCCGGCGGTACAATCCTGGCAAGGCGCTGCGGAGCCGGGCCTGTGAGATCGATAGCTGTGCCGTGTGCCTGGACCAGTTCAGCAAGAGCCAG TGGCTGCGTGTGCTGCCATGTTCCCACGAGTTTCACCGGGACTGTGTGGACCCCtggctcctcctgcagcagacCTGCCCACTCTGCAAGCATAACATCCTAG GGAACTGCTGTGGAGAGAGCTAG
- the CCDC157 gene encoding coiled-coil domain-containing protein 157 isoform X2, with protein MTHLLGHPGCMASLQADLRDLQGAIADVTSRTGPARFPSWKFPNKVSCELDLVVLLERYSHAEGDPEFSQHAHVVLLELVIDRLLLLLQSFTGYSENLLSERAVPPAEAVGPCMSAGLTVRRYWHSMLRLGTCYRQLQTEKTCKKDVAALQSTSEAERTAKECLKDCLPSTSESSTSPGAAQPSSLRQAVSNTSGSSQPKSACSTAERSRSIHTQAAEPPAPCDTCDSFQAGFQEVSKAISSICQSQNIPSALSGFQEAVEGTEERRTLSATDVRYWVSEQSKDISHINKHLHTLLEQLNPLKSELAESKKEKDELRKQVEDFARLLQVEKETQARQRKEAEQSLEVKNKERLETVARLEQDKDDLRRGAALLEEQISALKEALATKQAAVQELEATKQTLLEDLKTAMVARSRVLELEEEVKLLTRQRDSLGQELSAVTTQLEKEKAKVESTQEHEKSLQAKQSTLLQQLDSLDQEREELQASLGEAEEDRARMAEQLRESQKQKEQSMHQLRVQQELLDMLQQEKLSLEQSISKLRENVSRLEEHTKELKEREKLLVFFPELHIPVETQFESTGNITEDMEKQLQANHIRISVLEQENTKLRAALAKVKAAAQQGVLQHIPQTQLWTQLSSQHGGEAAGPPSSQGSGDGTGSQRATSKAWQRPAGSQQHKLLPAEPAREARACITLPAKGLALAPHKPRGSSSTTRAHHILHRK; from the exons ATGACACACCTCCTGGGTCACCCCGGCTGCATGGCGAGCCTGCAGGCCGACCTGAGAGACTTGCAGGGAGCCATCGCCGACGTCACCTCCCGCACCGGCCCTGCACGCTTCCCCTCCTGGAAGTTTCCCAACAAAGTGTCCTGTGAGCTGGATCTGGTGGTGTTGCTGGAGAGGTACAGTCACGCCGAGGGCGACCCCGAGTTCAGCCAGCACGCACacgtggtgctgctggagctggtcATAGACAG gctgctgctgctgcttcagagctTCACGGGGTATTCAGAAAACCTGCTCAGCGAGCGAGCTGTGCCCCCAGCGGAGGCAGTGGGACCATGCATGTCGGCGGGGCTGACGGTGAGGAGGTACTGGCACAGCATGCTGCGACTGGGGACCTGCTACCGGCAGCTTCAGACTGAG AAGACTTGCAAGAAGGATGTCGCTGCACTGCAATCCACCTCTGAGGCTGAGAGAACTGCAAAGGAATGCTTGAAGGACTGCTTGCCATCTACTTCAGAGTCAAGCACATCCCCAGGTGCTGCCCAACCCAGCTCCCTGAGGCAGGCTGTCAGCAACACCTcaggcagctcccagcccaagtctgcctgcagcactgctgagcgCAGCCGCAGCATCCACACACAGGCAGCAGAGCCTCCAGCACCCTGTGACACCTGTGACAGCTTCCAGGCTGGCTTTCAAGAGGTCAGCAAAGCCATTAGCAGCATCTGCCAGAGTCAGAACATCCCCTCGGCTCTGAGCGGGTTCCAGGAGGCGGTGGAGGGCACTGAGGAGAGAAGGACCCTCTCTGCAACTGATGTGAGGTACTGGGTCTCGGAGCAAAGCAAAGACATCTCACACATCAATAAACACCTCCACacactgctggagcagctcaACCCTCTGAAGTCTGAGCTGGCAGAGTCAAAGAAGGAGAAGGATGAGCTGCGGAAGCAGGTGGAGGACTTTGCTCGGCTGCTTCAGGTGGAGAAGGAAACCCAAGCACGGCAGAGGAAAGAGGCTGAACAGAGCCTAGAAGTAAAGAACAAAGAGCGTTTGGAGACTGTAGCCAGGCTGGAGCAGGACAAGGATGATCTACGGAGAG gagctgctctgctggaagaGCAAATCTCTGCCCTAAAGGAAGCACTGGCCACgaagcaggctgctgtgcaggagctgg AGGCAACCAAGCAAACTTTGCTGGAGGACTTGAAGACCGCGATGGTGGCCAGGAGCCGGGtgctggagctggaggaggaggtgaaGCTGCTCACCAGACAGCGGGACAGCCTGGGTCAGGAGCTGAGTGCAGTCACCACCcagctggagaaggagaaggCCAAAGTGGAGAGCACACAGGAGCATGAGAAG TCCCTGCAGGCCAAGCAGAgcaccctgctgcagcagctggacagCCTGGACCAGGAGCGTGAGGAGCTGCAAGCTAGCCTGGGGGAGGCTGAGGAGGACAGAGCCCggatggcagagcagctgcGGGAGAGCCAGAAGCAGAAGGAGCAGAGCATGCACCAGCTACGGGTGCAGCAG GAGTTGCTGGACATGTTGCAGCAGGAGAAGCTGAGCCTGGAGCAGTCCATCTCCAAGCTACGGGAGAATGTCTCCAGGCTGGAGGAGCACACAAAGGAACTGAAGGAGCGGGAGAAACTCCTGGTGTTCTTCCCTGAGCTCCACATCCCCGTTGAGACACAGTTTGAGA GCACTGGGAACATCACCGAAGACAtggagaagcagctgcaggcCAACCACATCAGGATCAGtgtgctggagcaggagaaCACGAAACTCAGGGCTGCGCTGGCCAAGGTGAAGGCAGCTGCTCAGCAGGGCGTGCTGCAG CACATCCCACAGACCCAGCTGTGGACTCAGCTCAGCAGTCAGCACGGAGGGGAGGCTGCAGG ACCCCCAAGCAGCCAAGGCAGCGGAGATGGCACAGGATCACAAAGAGCCACCAGCAAGGCCTGGCAGCGACCTGCGGGCAGCCAGCAACATaagctgctcccagcagaacCTGCACGTGAGGCCAGAGCCTGCATCACGCTGCCAGCGAAGGGCCTGGCACTGGCTCCCCACAAGCCCAGAGGGAGCAGCAGTACAACCAGAGCACACCACATCTTGCACCGCAAATAG
- the CCDC157 gene encoding coiled-coil domain-containing protein 157 isoform X1 — MTHLLGHPGCMASLQADLRDLQGAIADVTSRTGPARFPSWKFPNKVSCELDLVVLLERYSHAEGDPEFSQHAHVVLLELVIDRLLLLLQSFTGYSENLLSERAVPPAEAVGPCMSAGLTVRRYWHSMLRLGTCYRQLQTEKKTCKKDVAALQSTSEAERTAKECLKDCLPSTSESSTSPGAAQPSSLRQAVSNTSGSSQPKSACSTAERSRSIHTQAAEPPAPCDTCDSFQAGFQEVSKAISSICQSQNIPSALSGFQEAVEGTEERRTLSATDVRYWVSEQSKDISHINKHLHTLLEQLNPLKSELAESKKEKDELRKQVEDFARLLQVEKETQARQRKEAEQSLEVKNKERLETVARLEQDKDDLRRGAALLEEQISALKEALATKQAAVQELEATKQTLLEDLKTAMVARSRVLELEEEVKLLTRQRDSLGQELSAVTTQLEKEKAKVESTQEHEKSLQAKQSTLLQQLDSLDQEREELQASLGEAEEDRARMAEQLRESQKQKEQSMHQLRVQQELLDMLQQEKLSLEQSISKLRENVSRLEEHTKELKEREKLLVFFPELHIPVETQFESTGNITEDMEKQLQANHIRISVLEQENTKLRAALAKVKAAAQQGVLQHIPQTQLWTQLSSQHGGEAAGPPSSQGSGDGTGSQRATSKAWQRPAGSQQHKLLPAEPAREARACITLPAKGLALAPHKPRGSSSTTRAHHILHRK, encoded by the exons ATGACACACCTCCTGGGTCACCCCGGCTGCATGGCGAGCCTGCAGGCCGACCTGAGAGACTTGCAGGGAGCCATCGCCGACGTCACCTCCCGCACCGGCCCTGCACGCTTCCCCTCCTGGAAGTTTCCCAACAAAGTGTCCTGTGAGCTGGATCTGGTGGTGTTGCTGGAGAGGTACAGTCACGCCGAGGGCGACCCCGAGTTCAGCCAGCACGCACacgtggtgctgctggagctggtcATAGACAG gctgctgctgctgcttcagagctTCACGGGGTATTCAGAAAACCTGCTCAGCGAGCGAGCTGTGCCCCCAGCGGAGGCAGTGGGACCATGCATGTCGGCGGGGCTGACGGTGAGGAGGTACTGGCACAGCATGCTGCGACTGGGGACCTGCTACCGGCAGCTTCAGACTGAG AAGAAGACTTGCAAGAAGGATGTCGCTGCACTGCAATCCACCTCTGAGGCTGAGAGAACTGCAAAGGAATGCTTGAAGGACTGCTTGCCATCTACTTCAGAGTCAAGCACATCCCCAGGTGCTGCCCAACCCAGCTCCCTGAGGCAGGCTGTCAGCAACACCTcaggcagctcccagcccaagtctgcctgcagcactgctgagcgCAGCCGCAGCATCCACACACAGGCAGCAGAGCCTCCAGCACCCTGTGACACCTGTGACAGCTTCCAGGCTGGCTTTCAAGAGGTCAGCAAAGCCATTAGCAGCATCTGCCAGAGTCAGAACATCCCCTCGGCTCTGAGCGGGTTCCAGGAGGCGGTGGAGGGCACTGAGGAGAGAAGGACCCTCTCTGCAACTGATGTGAGGTACTGGGTCTCGGAGCAAAGCAAAGACATCTCACACATCAATAAACACCTCCACacactgctggagcagctcaACCCTCTGAAGTCTGAGCTGGCAGAGTCAAAGAAGGAGAAGGATGAGCTGCGGAAGCAGGTGGAGGACTTTGCTCGGCTGCTTCAGGTGGAGAAGGAAACCCAAGCACGGCAGAGGAAAGAGGCTGAACAGAGCCTAGAAGTAAAGAACAAAGAGCGTTTGGAGACTGTAGCCAGGCTGGAGCAGGACAAGGATGATCTACGGAGAG gagctgctctgctggaagaGCAAATCTCTGCCCTAAAGGAAGCACTGGCCACgaagcaggctgctgtgcaggagctgg AGGCAACCAAGCAAACTTTGCTGGAGGACTTGAAGACCGCGATGGTGGCCAGGAGCCGGGtgctggagctggaggaggaggtgaaGCTGCTCACCAGACAGCGGGACAGCCTGGGTCAGGAGCTGAGTGCAGTCACCACCcagctggagaaggagaaggCCAAAGTGGAGAGCACACAGGAGCATGAGAAG TCCCTGCAGGCCAAGCAGAgcaccctgctgcagcagctggacagCCTGGACCAGGAGCGTGAGGAGCTGCAAGCTAGCCTGGGGGAGGCTGAGGAGGACAGAGCCCggatggcagagcagctgcGGGAGAGCCAGAAGCAGAAGGAGCAGAGCATGCACCAGCTACGGGTGCAGCAG GAGTTGCTGGACATGTTGCAGCAGGAGAAGCTGAGCCTGGAGCAGTCCATCTCCAAGCTACGGGAGAATGTCTCCAGGCTGGAGGAGCACACAAAGGAACTGAAGGAGCGGGAGAAACTCCTGGTGTTCTTCCCTGAGCTCCACATCCCCGTTGAGACACAGTTTGAGA GCACTGGGAACATCACCGAAGACAtggagaagcagctgcaggcCAACCACATCAGGATCAGtgtgctggagcaggagaaCACGAAACTCAGGGCTGCGCTGGCCAAGGTGAAGGCAGCTGCTCAGCAGGGCGTGCTGCAG CACATCCCACAGACCCAGCTGTGGACTCAGCTCAGCAGTCAGCACGGAGGGGAGGCTGCAGG ACCCCCAAGCAGCCAAGGCAGCGGAGATGGCACAGGATCACAAAGAGCCACCAGCAAGGCCTGGCAGCGACCTGCGGGCAGCCAGCAACATaagctgctcccagcagaacCTGCACGTGAGGCCAGAGCCTGCATCACGCTGCCAGCGAAGGGCCTGGCACTGGCTCCCCACAAGCCCAGAGGGAGCAGCAGTACAACCAGAGCACACCACATCTTGCACCGCAAATAG
- the CCDC157 gene encoding coiled-coil domain-containing protein 157 isoform X3, with translation MTHLLGHPGCMASLQADLRDLQGAIADVTSRTGPARFPSWKFPNKVSCELDLVVLLERYSHAEGDPEFSQHAHVVLLELVIDRLLLLLQSFTGYSENLLSERAVPPAEAVGPCMSAGLTVRRYWHSMLRLGTCYRQLQTEKKTCKKDVAALQSTSEAERTAKECLKDCLPSTSESSTSPGAAQPSSLRQAVSNTSGSSQPKSACSTAERSRSIHTQAAEPPAPCDTCDSFQAGFQEVSKAISSICQSQNIPSALSGFQEAVEGTEERRTLSATDVRYWVSEQSKDISHINKHLHTLLEQLNPLKSELAESKKEKDELRKQVEDFARLLQVEKETQARQRKEAEQSLEVKNKERLETVARLEQDKDDLRRGAALLEEQISALKEALATKQAAVQELEATKQTLLEDLKTAMVARSRVLELEEEVKLLTRQRDSLGQELSAVTTQLEKEKAKVESTQEHEKSLQAKQSTLLQQLDSLDQEREELQASLGEAEEDRARMAEQLRESQKQKEQSMHQLRVQQELLDMLQQEKLSLEQSISKLRENVSRLEEHTKELKEREKLLVFFPELHIPVETQFESTGNITEDMEKQLQANHIRISVLEQENTKLRAALAKVKAAAQQGVLQTPKQPRQRRWHRITKSHQQGLAATCGQPAT, from the exons ATGACACACCTCCTGGGTCACCCCGGCTGCATGGCGAGCCTGCAGGCCGACCTGAGAGACTTGCAGGGAGCCATCGCCGACGTCACCTCCCGCACCGGCCCTGCACGCTTCCCCTCCTGGAAGTTTCCCAACAAAGTGTCCTGTGAGCTGGATCTGGTGGTGTTGCTGGAGAGGTACAGTCACGCCGAGGGCGACCCCGAGTTCAGCCAGCACGCACacgtggtgctgctggagctggtcATAGACAG gctgctgctgctgcttcagagctTCACGGGGTATTCAGAAAACCTGCTCAGCGAGCGAGCTGTGCCCCCAGCGGAGGCAGTGGGACCATGCATGTCGGCGGGGCTGACGGTGAGGAGGTACTGGCACAGCATGCTGCGACTGGGGACCTGCTACCGGCAGCTTCAGACTGAG AAGAAGACTTGCAAGAAGGATGTCGCTGCACTGCAATCCACCTCTGAGGCTGAGAGAACTGCAAAGGAATGCTTGAAGGACTGCTTGCCATCTACTTCAGAGTCAAGCACATCCCCAGGTGCTGCCCAACCCAGCTCCCTGAGGCAGGCTGTCAGCAACACCTcaggcagctcccagcccaagtctgcctgcagcactgctgagcgCAGCCGCAGCATCCACACACAGGCAGCAGAGCCTCCAGCACCCTGTGACACCTGTGACAGCTTCCAGGCTGGCTTTCAAGAGGTCAGCAAAGCCATTAGCAGCATCTGCCAGAGTCAGAACATCCCCTCGGCTCTGAGCGGGTTCCAGGAGGCGGTGGAGGGCACTGAGGAGAGAAGGACCCTCTCTGCAACTGATGTGAGGTACTGGGTCTCGGAGCAAAGCAAAGACATCTCACACATCAATAAACACCTCCACacactgctggagcagctcaACCCTCTGAAGTCTGAGCTGGCAGAGTCAAAGAAGGAGAAGGATGAGCTGCGGAAGCAGGTGGAGGACTTTGCTCGGCTGCTTCAGGTGGAGAAGGAAACCCAAGCACGGCAGAGGAAAGAGGCTGAACAGAGCCTAGAAGTAAAGAACAAAGAGCGTTTGGAGACTGTAGCCAGGCTGGAGCAGGACAAGGATGATCTACGGAGAG gagctgctctgctggaagaGCAAATCTCTGCCCTAAAGGAAGCACTGGCCACgaagcaggctgctgtgcaggagctgg AGGCAACCAAGCAAACTTTGCTGGAGGACTTGAAGACCGCGATGGTGGCCAGGAGCCGGGtgctggagctggaggaggaggtgaaGCTGCTCACCAGACAGCGGGACAGCCTGGGTCAGGAGCTGAGTGCAGTCACCACCcagctggagaaggagaaggCCAAAGTGGAGAGCACACAGGAGCATGAGAAG TCCCTGCAGGCCAAGCAGAgcaccctgctgcagcagctggacagCCTGGACCAGGAGCGTGAGGAGCTGCAAGCTAGCCTGGGGGAGGCTGAGGAGGACAGAGCCCggatggcagagcagctgcGGGAGAGCCAGAAGCAGAAGGAGCAGAGCATGCACCAGCTACGGGTGCAGCAG GAGTTGCTGGACATGTTGCAGCAGGAGAAGCTGAGCCTGGAGCAGTCCATCTCCAAGCTACGGGAGAATGTCTCCAGGCTGGAGGAGCACACAAAGGAACTGAAGGAGCGGGAGAAACTCCTGGTGTTCTTCCCTGAGCTCCACATCCCCGTTGAGACACAGTTTGAGA GCACTGGGAACATCACCGAAGACAtggagaagcagctgcaggcCAACCACATCAGGATCAGtgtgctggagcaggagaaCACGAAACTCAGGGCTGCGCTGGCCAAGGTGAAGGCAGCTGCTCAGCAGGGCGTGCTGCAG ACCCCCAAGCAGCCAAGGCAGCGGAGATGGCACAGGATCACAAAGAGCCACCAGCAAGGCCTGGCAGCGACCTGCGGGCAGCCAGCAACATaa
- the SF3A1 gene encoding splicing factor 3A subunit 1 yields the protein MPAGPVQAGPPAQPAPPAESKPPEEEPKEEAAPAKPVVGIIYPPPEVRNIVDKTASFVARNGPEFEARIRQNEINNPKFNFLNPNDPYHAYYRHKVSEFKEGKAQEPSAAIPKVMQQQQTAQQQLPQKVQAQVIQETVVPKEPPPEFEFIADPPSISAFDLDVVKLTAQFVARNGRQFLTQLMQKEQRNYQFDFLRPQHSLFNYFTKLVEQYTKILIPPKGLLIKLKKEAENPKEVLDQVYYRVEWAKFQERERKKEEEEKEKERVAYAQIDWHDFVVVETVDFQPNEQGNFPPPTTPEELGARILIQERYEKFGESEEVEMEVESDEEDEKQEKTDEPSTQLDQDTQVQDMDEGSDDEDESQKVPPPPETPMPPPLPPTPDQVIVRKDYDPKASKPLPPAPAPDEYLVSPITGEKIPASKMQEHMRIGLLDPRWLEQRDRSIREKQSDDEVYAPGLDIESSLKQLAERRTDIFGVEETAIGKKIGEEEIQKPEEKVTWDGHSGSMARTQQAAQANITLQEQIEAIHKAKGLVPEDDSKEKIGPSKPNEMPQPPPPSSASNPPPSAQPITSVPRPPTMPPPVRAAVVSAVPVMPRPPMTSVVRLPPGSVIATPMPPIIHTPRINVVPMPPSAPPIMSPRPPPMIVPTAFVPAPPVAPVPSPAPMPPVHPPPPMEDEPVSKKLKSEDSLIPEEEFLRRNKGPVTVKVQVPNMQDKTEWKLNGQVLVFTLPLSDQVSVIKVKIHEATGMPAGKQKLQYEGIFIKDSNSLAYYNMTSGSLIHLALKERGGRKK from the exons ATGCCGGCCGGGCCCGTGCAGGCCGGGCCTCCGGCGCAGCCAGCGCCTCCCGCGGAGAGCAAACCG CCAGAAGAGGAGCCAAAAGAGGAAGCAGCACCAGCCAAGCCTGTGGTGGGAATTATTTATCCTCCTCCTGAGGTCAGAAATATTGTTGACAAGACTGCCAGCTTTGTAGCCAG AAATGGTCCAGAATTTGAAGCTCGAATTCgtcagaatgaaataaataaccCTAAGTTCAATTTCTTGAATCCCAACGACCCTTACCATGCCTACTACCGGCACAAAGTCAGCGAGTTCAAGGAGGGCAAAGCACAGGAGCCCTCAGCTGCTATTCCCAAGGTCATGCAACAGCAGcaaactgctcagcagcagcttccacaGAAG GTTCAGGCCCAGGTGATCCAGGAGACGGTTGTTCCAAAAGAGCCACCTCCAGAGTTTGAGTTCATCGCAGATCCACCCTCGATTTCTGCCTTTGATTTGGATGTGGTGAAGCTGACAGCGCAGTTTGTGGCTCGGAATGGGAGGCAGTTCCTGACTCAGCTGATGCAGAAGGAACAGAGGAACTACCAGTTTGACTTCCTTCGCCCGCAGCACAGTCTCTTTAACTACTTCACAAAGCTGGTTGAACAGTACACGAAG ATCTTGATCCCACCGAAAGGCTTACTCATCAAGCTCAAGAAGGAGGCTGAAAATCCCAAAGAAGTCCTAGATCAG GTGTATTACAGAGTGGAGTGGGCAAAGTTCCAGGAGcgagagagaaagaaggaagaggaagagaaggagaaagaacgTGTTGCTTATGCTCAGATTGATTGGCATGACTTTGTGGTTGTAGAAACAGTGGACTTTCAGCCCAACGAGCAAG GGAATTTCCCACCTCCCACCACTCCAGAAGAGCTGGGAGCTCGAATCCTCATCCAGGAACGCTATGAGAAGTTTGGGGAAAGTGAGGAGGTAGAGATGGAGGTGGAGTCAgatgaagaagatgaaaaacaagagaaaacagatgagcCTTCGACTCAGCTGGATCAAGACACGCAGGTGCAGGATATGGATGAG GGCTCAGATGATGAAGATGAAAGTCAGAaagttcctcctcctccagaaaCTCCGATGCCACCACCTCTTCCCCCCACACCAGATCAGGTCATTGTACGGAAAGACTACGATCCCAAAG CTTCAAAACCGTTACCGCCTGCCCCAGCTCCAGATGAGTATCTTGTTTCCCCCATCACTGGGGAGAAAATCCCTGCCAGTAAAATGCAAGAGCACATGAGGATTGGTCTGCTGGATCCTCGATGGCTGGAGCAGCGCGATCGCTCTATCCGTGAAAAGCAGAGCGACGATGAGGTCTATGCCCCAG GTTTGGATATCGAAAGCAGCTTGAAGCAGCTGGCAGAGCGCCGTACCGATATCTTTGGTGTGGAAGAAACTGCCATTGGTAAGAAGATTGGTGAAGAGGAAATTCAGAAACCAGAGGAAAAG GTGACCTGGGATGGCCACTCAGGCAGCATGGCTCGCACACAACAGGCTGCTCAGGCCAATATTACTCTTCAAGAGCAAATTGAAGCTATCCATAAGGCCAAGGGACTGGTGCCGGAAGATGACAGCAAGGAGAAGATTGGTCCCAGCAAACCCAATGAAATGCCCCAGCCACCCCCTCCTTCGTCAGCATCCAATCCTCCTCCGAGTGCTCAGCCTATCACTTCTGTGCCTCGTCCACCCACA ATGCCTCCTCCTGTCCgtgctgctgttgtttctgcagttcCTGTCATGCCTCGTCCCCCGATGACCTCTGTGGTCCGTTTACCTCCAGGCTCTGTCATAGCCACCCCCATGCCACCAATAATCCACACCCCACGGATCAACGTTGTCCCCATGCCACCATCTGCTCCTCCCATCATGAGCCCTCGCCCGCCTCCCATGATAGTACCAACGG CatttgttccagcacctcccgTGGCTCCAGTTCCTTCCCCAGCACCAATGCCTCCTGTTCACCCACCACCACCTATGGAGGATGAACCAGTTTCGAAGAAACTGAAGAGTGAGGACAGCTTGATTCCAGAGGAGGAGTTTCTGCGCAGGAACAAG GGCCCAGTCACAGTCAAAGTCCAGGTACCCAACATGCAGGACAAGACTGAATGGAAGCTGAATGGCCAAGTGCTGGTGTTCACTCTGCCACTTTCAGATCAG gTGTCTGTTATAAAGGTTAAGATCCATGAGGCCACAGGGATGCCAGCTGGGAAACAGAAGCTGCAGTATGAG GGCATCTTCATCAAGGATTCAAATTCCCTGGCTTATTACAACATGACAAGTGGCTCTCTGATTCACCTGGCACTCAAAGAAAGAGGAGGCAGAAAGAAATAG
- the LOC104913589 gene encoding zona pellucida sperm-binding protein 3-like isoform X2 has translation MRLFWVLLSGAVLGVAETTTAPAAPASSGHKAVALRVSLGVGTQTVALVPAGATPGLCAQPRSEEPPVNFTLRLLDGDPGATKRPLVLSRGSVLHLEARVDASPDVSPRIFVEQCYGTGSGQRAHPRKSYMVVNSHGCLHGSGLGSVSIQQQRGMSVLQLSILAPVLEAEPEEEVYVHCLLSAWGARRHSPMSCFYNDTTARWQNAEDPSRNTICDCCDTQCPPGDTRLGEQPGCTSSQSSQEKGCSTGRQRAHCWCGSWSHGLKRRAAR, from the exons ATGAGGCTGTTTTGGGTGCTGCTgagtggggctgtgctgggagtgGCAG AGACCACCACggctccagctgctccagcatctTCTGGTCACAAAGCAGTTGCTCTGAGGGTCTCCCTGGGTGTGGGGACACAAACTGTGGCCCTAGTGCCTGCTGGTGCCACCCcagggctgtgtgctcagcCCCGCTCGGAGGAGCCCCCTGTGAACTTCACCTTAAGGCTGCTGGATG GGGATCCCGGTGCCACAAAGAGGCCATTGGTGCTCAGCCGCGGTTCTGTGCTGCACCTGGAGGCCAGGGTGGATGCCAGCCCCGATGTGTCCCCCAGGATCTTCGTGGAGCAGTGCTATGGGACGGGATCGGGGCAGCGGGCTCACCCCAGGAAGAGCTACATGGTGGTGAACAGCCATGG GTGTCTGCATGGCTCAGGGCTGGGCAGTGTGTCcatccagcagcagagagggatGTCTGTCCTCCAGCTCTCCATCCTGGCCCCTGTGCTGGAGGCTGAGCCTGAGGAGGAG GTCTACGTGCACTGCCTGCTGTCAGCATGGGGTGCCAGGAGGCACAGCCCGATGTCCTGCTTCTACAATGACACCACGGCCAG GTGGCAAAATGCAGAGGATCCCTCCCGGAACACCATATGTGACTGCTGTGACACTCAGTGTCCCCCTGGTGACACCAGGCTTGGAGAGCAGCCAG GATGCACATCCTCACAGAGTTCCCAGGAGAAGGGATGCTCCACTGGGAGACAGCGGGCCCACTGCTGGTGCGGGAGCTGGAGCCATGGTTTGAAG CGCCGTGCCGCACGGtga